The following DNA comes from Rhodanobacteraceae bacterium.
AAAGCGGTGCCGGCAAGCAGCGCGAGCACGTTCCAGCGCCAGGTGAAGGCCGCTTTCAGGTAATCGCCAAGGCCAGGAGCCCGGCTGGAGGGTGGGGCAGGGGGTTGCGGTCGCATGCCCCAAGTATGCGGGGAAGTGACCGGATCATGCACGGGGTCCGGCTCGCGCATTGCCGATCATCGCGGGCGAAGGCCAGATGCTCACCGCAATGGACTCACGCGGAGGCGCGGAGATCGCGGAGAAAGCACCACGTCAAACGGGCCTCTCCATGAACCCATATCGCAACTTATCGATGTGTCATTGCGAGGAGCGCAGCGACGAAGCAATCCATGGTATCGCCGCACGCCCCTGGATTGCCTCCCCCGGATCAAGTCCGGGGTCGCAATGACGCTTGGGGTTCATGGCCCGTAGGCAGTGTCGGGCCGACACAGGTGGCTCGTAATGACGCCTTCGCGGCCCGCCTTTACTGCATTGAACTCGGCGGGTGCTTGCCATCCATTGAGCTGCCTCAAGCGAGGTCCGACGGCGGCCTTTATGATCGACGCCATGGATCAGGAGTGAATGATGACGGCACCGAAGCGCTTTACCCGGGTTGAAGATGCGGTCGCATTCGTCCGCGAAAGATTGGGCAAGCACTGGAATGCCGCGGCGCCGCTGGGTCTGGGCAAGCCCAATCGATTGATCAATGCCTTGTATCTGGCGGCCAAGGCCGATTCCTCGGTGCAAATGACGCTGATGACCGCCCTGTCCCTGGCCCGCCCCAATCCCGCCGGCGATCTGGAGAAGCGCTTTCTCGGGCCGTTCGCCCGGCGCTGGTGGGGCGATGACTATCCGGATCTGGAATATCTGAAAGACGTGCGCGCCAACCGTGTGCCGGCCAATATCGAGATTCGCGAGTTCTATCTGCAATCGGGCTCGATGCTGGGTCGGCCCGCCGCGCAGCGCAACTATGTCAGCGTCAACTACACCCATGTGGCGCGCGATGTCGCCGCCACCGGCGTCAATCTGGCGCTGCAACTGGTGGCCCGCCGCGATACCCCGCAGGGGCCCCGCTACAGTCTGTCCTGCAACACCGATACCACCATGGATCTGCGCGACCGCCTGCGGGCGCAGGGGCGGAATATCACCATCATCGGCGTGGTCCATTGTGAGCTGCCATTTGTGGGCAACGATGCCGAGGTGGGCGAGGACTTTTTCGATGCCATTCTCGAATCACCGGACGAGGCGCATCGCTTGTTTGGGCTGCCGCGGCAGCCGGTGGAGCCGGCCGAATACATGCTCGGTCTGCACGCCAGCGCCCTGGTCAAGGATGGTGGCACCCTGCAGATCGGAATTGGTGCGCTCTCCGACGCCATCGTCTACGGCCTGAAGCTGCGCTGCAGTGACAACGCCAGCTACCGCAACACGCTGGAACCCATGCTGGATGCCGGTACTCGCCTGCTGGTGCAGTCGGTCGGCGGTCTGGAGCCGCTGCAGGCAGGGCTCTACGGCGCCAGCGAAATGGTCATGGACGGCTTCATGGAGCTGCATCAGGCCGGCATTCTCAAGCGCCGCGTCTACGACTATCTGCCGCTGCAGAATCTGCACAATCGGCGCCAGATCGGCAATGTGTTGCGTGCCGACGATATCGACATGCTGGTTGAATCGGGCGTCTATCCGCGGCCATTGACGGAGGATGCCGTGCAGACCCTGATCGGCTTCGGGCTGCTGCCGGCCGGCAGCGTCATGGCCGATCGCGATCACCTGCGCCTGCCGGATGGCACGCTGGTCGACGCGCTGCTGCCCGAGGGCGCTGCCCGCGATGCGGTGGCAGCGGCCATTGACGGCGTGCGCCTGGCCAACGGACGCTATCTGCATGGCGCCTTCTTCCTCGGCTCGCACGCCTTGTACGACTGGATCCGCGGCCTCAAGGGCGAAGACTTCGAGGGCTTCTGCATGACCCGGGTCTCGCATATCAACGAGCTCTACGGCGGTCAGGAGGCGCTGCAGCTGGCGCAGCGCCACGAGGCCCGATTCTTCAACACCTGCATGATGCACACGGTGCTGGGCGCGGCGGTCTCCGATGCGTTGGAAAACGGTCAGGTGGTCAGTGGTGTCGGTGGGCAGTACAACTTCGTGGCCATGGCCCATGCCGTACCCACCGGGCGCTCGGTGCTGATGCTGCGCGCCACCCGCGAGAGTGGCGGCGAGGTCCAGTCGAACATCCTCTGGAACTATGGCTACACCACCATTCCCAGGCATTTGC
Coding sequences within:
- a CDS encoding acetyl-CoA hydrolase, coding for MMTAPKRFTRVEDAVAFVRERLGKHWNAAAPLGLGKPNRLINALYLAAKADSSVQMTLMTALSLARPNPAGDLEKRFLGPFARRWWGDDYPDLEYLKDVRANRVPANIEIREFYLQSGSMLGRPAAQRNYVSVNYTHVARDVAATGVNLALQLVARRDTPQGPRYSLSCNTDTTMDLRDRLRAQGRNITIIGVVHCELPFVGNDAEVGEDFFDAILESPDEAHRLFGLPRQPVEPAEYMLGLHASALVKDGGTLQIGIGALSDAIVYGLKLRCSDNASYRNTLEPMLDAGTRLLVQSVGGLEPLQAGLYGASEMVMDGFMELHQAGILKRRVYDYLPLQNLHNRRQIGNVLRADDIDMLVESGVYPRPLTEDAVQTLIGFGLLPAGSVMADRDHLRLPDGTLVDALLPEGAARDAVAAAIDGVRLANGRYLHGAFFLGSHALYDWIRGLKGEDFEGFCMTRVSHINELYGGQEALQLAQRHEARFFNTCMMHTVLGAAVSDALENGQVVSGVGGQYNFVAMAHAVPTGRSVLMLRATRESGGEVQSNILWNYGYTTIPRHLRDLVVTEYGVADLRGQSDEECIKRMIGIADARFQDELAARARSAGKLDTAWSIPERYRRNTPEHIVQALSAAKAKGLFPLFPFGADFDATEEKLVKALRWLKSNTQQTLSRLGTILSALGASPSSAEQTCLARMGFDQPRNLHERLYARLITLALRRSAE